The Abyssicoccus albus genome includes a region encoding these proteins:
- a CDS encoding ATP-binding cassette domain-containing protein, translating to MIQAKQLYHTYQPNSPLAHNALSDINFTIEKQQITAIVGHTGSGKSTLIQHFNGWLQPTDGILHVLDQHVTKRAKPKRLFNLRQRVGIVFQSPETQLFEATVLDDIIFGPMRYGMSKEDAIDRAYRLADELGLDRSLLDRNPIQLSGGEKRRVALLCIIAMNPDILVLDEPTAALDYKGVQDVMKMIHTLRRQGITIIIVSHDMDLVAELSDATIELSDGRLSFVGSTDQYIDHLYTSNLVEQLPTIVRLQLRAGYSIDDCIIKEKDFIEQWRIRHAKR from the coding sequence ATGATTCAAGCTAAACAGCTATACCACACGTATCAACCGAACTCACCGCTCGCTCATAATGCATTAAGTGACATTAATTTTACGATTGAGAAGCAACAGATTACCGCGATTGTTGGTCACACGGGTTCAGGAAAGTCTACGTTAATTCAACATTTCAATGGATGGTTGCAGCCGACGGATGGAATATTACATGTGCTTGATCAACACGTCACGAAACGAGCGAAGCCGAAACGATTATTTAATCTACGTCAGCGTGTTGGGATTGTATTTCAATCTCCTGAAACTCAATTGTTCGAAGCGACAGTGCTTGATGATATTATCTTTGGTCCAATGCGCTATGGGATGTCTAAAGAAGATGCGATTGACCGCGCTTATCGATTAGCTGATGAGTTGGGATTAGATCGGTCATTGCTTGATCGGAACCCTATTCAATTATCTGGTGGTGAGAAAAGACGTGTCGCATTATTATGTATTATTGCAATGAATCCAGACATTCTCGTATTAGATGAACCGACTGCTGCACTTGATTATAAAGGTGTTCAAGATGTTATGAAGATGATTCACACATTGAGACGCCAAGGGATTACGATCATTATCGTCTCACATGATATGGATTTAGTCGCTGAACTGAGTGATGCAACGATTGAACTCTCTGATGGACGTTTGTCATTCGTTGGTTCAACTGACCAGTATATAGATCATTTATATACATCAAATTTAGTTGAACAGTTGCCAACGATTGTTAGACTACAATTACGCGCGGGCT
- a CDS encoding energy-coupling factor transporter ATPase: protein MFEFDHVSFQYKQSSERIIDQLSFQIQPTQHIAIIGANGSGKSTIAKLALSILNPTEGKIKEKPNLKKSIVFQNPDNQFVGVTVEDDIAFGLEYHQIPQYEMKDRIYESLELVDMIDYLQHEVSKLSGGQKQRVALAGALAIQPDLIFLDEVTSMLDPNGRQQFGDILKRLKHRQQMSMIQITHDMEEAKLADLVIVMNDGRKIMEGSPEEIFTRVDELRAVGLTVPYAMRIAHEMGMDTSVYITEDELVNRI from the coding sequence ATGTTTGAGTTCGATCATGTATCATTCCAATACAAGCAATCATCAGAGCGAATTATTGATCAATTGTCATTTCAAATTCAACCGACGCAGCATATCGCAATCATCGGAGCGAACGGATCAGGGAAGTCAACCATTGCTAAACTCGCTCTATCCATATTGAATCCTACAGAGGGTAAGATTAAGGAGAAGCCCAATTTAAAGAAATCAATCGTCTTCCAAAATCCCGATAATCAATTTGTCGGAGTGACCGTAGAAGATGATATTGCATTCGGATTAGAGTATCATCAAATTCCACAGTATGAAATGAAAGATAGAATATACGAATCATTGGAGCTTGTTGATATGATCGATTATTTACAACATGAAGTATCGAAACTGTCGGGGGGACAGAAACAACGTGTTGCTTTAGCAGGGGCGCTTGCGATACAACCAGATTTGATTTTTTTAGATGAAGTGACCAGTATGTTAGATCCAAATGGACGTCAACAATTTGGTGATATATTAAAACGTCTTAAGCATAGACAACAGATGAGTATGATTCAAATTACACATGATATGGAAGAGGCAAAGCTTGCAGATTTAGTCATTGTCATGAATGATGGTCGTAAAATCATGGAAGGGTCTCCAGAAGAAATATTTACTCGAGTTGATGAACTTCGTGCTGTTGGTTTAACGGTACCGTATGCGATGCGAATTGCTCATGAGATGGGGATGGATACGTCTGTTTATATTACAGAAGATGAGTTGGTGAACAGAATATGA
- the rplQ gene encoding 50S ribosomal protein L17 encodes MGYRKLGRTSDQRKALLRDLSTSLIVKERIETTEAKAKEVRKSVEKLITLGKRGDLNARRQAIKVLRPVEITNEDESTQDAVQKLFAEIAPRYEDRQGGYTRIMKKGPRRGDGSEMVIIELV; translated from the coding sequence ATGGGTTACAGAAAATTAGGTCGTACATCAGACCAACGTAAAGCATTGTTACGTGACTTATCGACATCATTAATCGTTAAAGAACGTATCGAAACGACAGAAGCGAAAGCGAAAGAAGTTCGTAAATCTGTAGAGAAATTAATTACTTTAGGTAAACGTGGAGATTTAAATGCACGTCGTCAAGCGATTAAAGTATTGCGTCCAGTTGAAATCACGAATGAAGATGAATCAACTCAAGATGCAGTTCAAAAATTATTCGCAGAAATCGCACCACGTTACGAAGACCGTCAAGGTGGATATACTCGTATCATGAAAAAAGGTCCTCGTCGTGGAGACGGTTCAGAAATGGTGATTATCGAGTTAGTATAG
- a CDS encoding DNA-directed RNA polymerase subunit alpha encodes MIEIEKPRIETIEVSDDSKFGKFVIEPLERGYGTTLGNSLRRILLSSLPGAAVKHIEIEGVLHEFSAIDNVVEDVTSIIMNLKELSLKIYSDEEKTLEIDVNQAGEVTAKDITHDSDVEILNPELYIATVSEGGHFKMRLVANKGRGYARAEDNKTGDLPIGVIPIDSIYTPVERVNYTVENTRVGQMTNFDKLTLDVWTDGSITPQEAISLSAKIFTEHLNIFVGLTDEAQNAEIMVEKQTDQKEKVLEMSIEELDLSVRSYNCLKRAGINSVQELADKSEADMMKVRNLGRKSLEEVKVKLEDLGLSLQKEDQ; translated from the coding sequence ATGATTGAAATCGAGAAGCCTAGAATTGAAACAATTGAAGTAAGCGATGATTCTAAGTTTGGTAAGTTCGTCATCGAACCATTAGAACGTGGCTATGGAACAACGCTTGGAAACTCCTTACGTCGTATCCTACTGTCTTCATTACCAGGTGCGGCCGTTAAACACATTGAAATTGAAGGTGTATTACATGAATTCTCAGCGATTGATAACGTTGTAGAAGATGTAACATCGATTATTATGAACTTAAAAGAATTATCACTTAAGATTTACTCTGATGAAGAGAAAACACTTGAAATAGACGTAAATCAAGCAGGCGAAGTGACTGCTAAAGATATTACGCATGATAGTGATGTTGAAATCTTAAATCCTGAATTATATATTGCTACTGTATCTGAAGGCGGTCATTTCAAAATGCGCTTGGTAGCGAACAAAGGTCGTGGTTATGCACGAGCTGAAGATAATAAAACAGGAGACTTACCAATTGGTGTTATTCCGATTGACTCAATCTATACACCAGTAGAACGTGTAAATTACACTGTTGAGAATACACGTGTAGGTCAAATGACTAATTTTGATAAGTTAACATTAGATGTGTGGACTGACGGTTCAATCACACCACAAGAAGCTATTTCTTTAAGTGCGAAGATTTTCACTGAGCATTTGAATATATTTGTAGGCTTGACAGATGAAGCGCAAAACGCTGAAATCATGGTTGAGAAACAAACAGATCAAAAAGAAAAAGTCCTTGAAATGTCGATAGAAGAATTAGACTTATCAGTGCGTTCATACAACTGCTTGAAGCGTGCAGGCATTAATTCTGTACAAGAATTAGCAGATAAGAGTGAGGCTGATATGATGAAAGTTCGTAATTTAGGACGTAAGTCATTAGAAGAAGTGAAAGTTAAGTTAGAAGACTTAGGTCTATCACTACAAAAAGAAGACCAATAG
- the rpsK gene encoding 30S ribosomal protein S11, with translation MARKQVSRKRRVKKNIETGVAHIRSTFNNTIVTITDDFGNAISWSSAGALGFKGSKKSTPFAAQMASETASKAAMEHGLKSVEVTVKGPGSGRESAIRALQSAGLEVTAIKDVTPVPHNGCRPPKRRRV, from the coding sequence ATGGCACGTAAACAAGTATCTCGTAAACGTCGAGTGAAAAAGAATATTGAAACAGGTGTAGCACATATCCGTTCTACATTTAACAATACGATCGTGACAATTACTGATGATTTCGGTAACGCAATTTCATGGTCATCAGCTGGTGCACTTGGATTCAAAGGTAGTAAGAAATCAACACCATTCGCTGCCCAAATGGCAAGTGAAACTGCTTCTAAAGCTGCGATGGAACACGGACTTAAGTCTGTTGAAGTAACAGTTAAAGGACCTGGTTCTGGTCGTGAATCAGCAATCCGTGCATTACAATCAGCTGGTTTAGAAGTTACAGCGATTAAAGATGTAACACCAGTTCCTCATAACGGTTGTCGCCCACCGAAACGTCGTCGTGTATAA
- the rpsM gene encoding 30S ribosomal protein S13 — translation MARIAGVDIPREKRIVISLTYVYGIGKKRSEEILAKAGVSEDTRTRDLTEDELNKIREVVDSYKVEGDLRREINMDIKRLMEIASYRGIRHRRGLPVRGQHTKNNARTRKGPVKTVANKKK, via the coding sequence ATGGCTCGTATCGCAGGAGTAGACATTCCACGTGAAAAACGTATCGTAATTTCGTTAACTTATGTATACGGTATCGGAAAGAAACGTTCTGAAGAGATCTTAGCGAAAGCTGGAGTTTCTGAAGACACGCGTACACGTGATTTAACTGAAGATGAATTAAATAAAATTCGTGAAGTTGTAGATAGTTACAAAGTAGAAGGTGACTTACGTCGTGAGATCAACATGGATATTAAACGTCTAATGGAGATTGCTTCTTACCGTGGAATCCGTCATCGTCGTGGTTTACCAGTTCGTGGTCAACATACGAAAAACAACGCACGTACTCGTAAAGGTCCAGTTAAAACAGTAGCAAACAAAAAGAAATAA
- the rpmJ gene encoding 50S ribosomal protein L36 yields the protein MKVRPSVKPICEKCKVIRRKGKVMVICENPKHKQKQG from the coding sequence ATGAAAGTAAGACCATCAGTTAAACCAATCTGTGAAAAATGTAAAGTTATCCGCAGAAAAGGTAAAGTTATGGTAATTTGTGAAAACCCTAAGCATAAGCAAAAACAAGGATAA
- the infA gene encoding translation initiation factor IF-1: MAKQDVIELEGTVLDTLPNAQFKVELENGHEILAHVSGKIRMNYIRILPGDKVTVEMSPYDLTRGRITYRYK, translated from the coding sequence TTGGCTAAACAAGATGTGATTGAATTAGAAGGAACAGTACTCGATACACTTCCAAATGCACAGTTCAAAGTAGAACTTGAGAACGGACATGAGATTTTAGCTCATGTATCGGGTAAGATTCGTATGAACTACATCCGTATCTTACCAGGCGATAAAGTGACAGTTGAAATGTCACCATACGATTTAACAAGAGGACGTATTACGTATCGTTATAAATAA
- a CDS encoding adenylate kinase yields the protein MNIILMGLPGAGKGTQAELITEKYPIPHISTGDMFRKAMKDETPLGAKAKSFMDKGELVPDEVTIGIVRDRLNESDASKGFLLDGFPRTVEQAEALNEIMKDLSSKIDAVIYINVAQEELLTRLTGRRICKTCGKAYHLVFNPPKVEGVCDNDGTKLYQREDDNPETVQNRLDVNIKQTKPLLDFYDAQGVLKEVNGEGDIDDVFNEIQSILVDLNQ from the coding sequence ATGAATATCATTCTTATGGGTTTACCAGGTGCTGGTAAAGGAACGCAAGCAGAATTAATAACAGAAAAATACCCAATTCCACATATTTCTACAGGTGATATGTTCCGAAAAGCGATGAAAGATGAAACACCACTCGGTGCGAAAGCGAAATCTTTTATGGATAAAGGTGAACTAGTACCTGATGAAGTAACCATTGGAATTGTTAGAGATAGATTGAATGAGTCTGATGCATCTAAAGGATTTTTGCTTGATGGTTTCCCAAGAACGGTTGAGCAAGCAGAAGCATTAAACGAGATTATGAAGGATTTGTCATCAAAAATTGATGCAGTCATTTATATTAACGTTGCTCAAGAAGAATTGTTAACGCGCTTAACAGGGAGAAGAATTTGTAAAACATGTGGTAAAGCATATCATTTAGTATTCAATCCACCAAAAGTTGAAGGTGTGTGCGATAATGATGGTACTAAGCTTTATCAACGTGAAGACGATAACCCTGAAACAGTTCAAAACCGATTAGATGTTAACATTAAGCAAACTAAGCCATTATTAGATTTCTATGATGCACAAGGTGTATTAAAAGAAGTGAATGGTGAAGGTGATATCGATGATGTGTTTAATGAAATTCAGTCCATTTTAGTGGATTTAAATCAATAA
- the secY gene encoding preprotein translocase subunit SecY: MIGTLINFFKVKEIRNKILFTLAMLLIFKIGTFIPVPGVDPSAFDTGNKQGVMDLFNTFGGGALKNFSILAMGIMPYITASIVVQLLQMDVVPKFTEWAKQGDVGRRKLTQFTRYFTIVLAFIQALAMSYSFNRMLQGQLITDQSVWGYLLIAIVLTTGTAFLMWLGEMITQHGVGNGISIIIFAGILAVIPDALIQLYQQNFVGADNTTMAVLQVVGLFVFLVLITALSVFILQAVRKIPIQYAKRQTQGSRLAPQSTFLPLKVNPAGVIPVIFAMAFFMLPQTLSLFFPDQQWAKSFANASDPSNPIGMIVYVVLIIAFTYFYSFVQVNPEQMAENLQKQGSYVPGIRPGKSTEKYITSVLYRLVFVGSIFLAAISILPLLVTKFMNLPQAIQVGGTSLLIVIGVALETMKTLEAQLNEREYKGFRKR, translated from the coding sequence ATGATTGGAACGTTAATCAATTTCTTTAAAGTTAAAGAAATTAGAAACAAGATCCTATTTACACTAGCAATGCTTTTAATTTTTAAGATTGGAACGTTTATTCCTGTTCCAGGTGTTGATCCGTCAGCATTTGACACTGGAAATAAACAAGGTGTTATGGACTTATTCAACACATTCGGTGGTGGAGCGTTGAAAAACTTCTCCATTCTTGCAATGGGTATTATGCCATACATTACAGCATCAATCGTTGTTCAATTATTGCAGATGGATGTTGTTCCGAAATTTACAGAATGGGCTAAGCAAGGTGACGTTGGTCGTCGTAAATTGACTCAATTTACACGCTACTTCACGATTGTGCTAGCATTTATTCAAGCATTAGCGATGTCGTATTCATTTAATAGAATGTTACAGGGTCAATTAATAACGGATCAATCAGTATGGGGTTATTTGCTGATCGCAATCGTACTCACAACAGGGACTGCATTTTTAATGTGGCTTGGTGAGATGATTACTCAACATGGTGTTGGTAATGGTATTTCAATTATTATCTTTGCGGGTATATTAGCAGTAATTCCTGATGCACTTATACAACTTTATCAACAAAACTTTGTCGGTGCTGATAATACGACAATGGCAGTGTTACAAGTTGTTGGCTTGTTTGTATTCTTAGTGTTGATTACAGCATTAAGTGTATTTATTCTACAAGCTGTTCGTAAAATTCCGATTCAATATGCAAAACGTCAAACACAAGGATCTAGACTTGCACCACAGTCAACTTTCTTACCATTGAAAGTGAACCCTGCCGGTGTAATCCCAGTAATCTTTGCGATGGCATTCTTTATGTTACCGCAGACATTATCATTATTCTTCCCAGATCAACAATGGGCCAAGTCATTTGCTAACGCGAGTGACCCGAGTAATCCTATTGGTATGATCGTTTATGTTGTATTAATTATTGCGTTTACGTATTTCTATTCATTCGTTCAAGTGAATCCTGAACAAATGGCTGAAAACTTACAAAAACAAGGGAGTTATGTCCCGGGGATTCGCCCAGGTAAGTCAACAGAGAAATATATTACGTCAGTGTTATATCGTTTAGTGTTTGTCGGCTCAATATTTTTAGCAGCAATCTCAATATTGCCATTACTTGTTACGAAATTTATGAACTTACCTCAAGCAATTCAAGTTGGGGGTACGAGCTTACTGATCGTAATCGGTGTAGCTTTAGAGACAATGAAGACGTTAGAAGCACAATTAAACGAACGTGAATATAAAGGGTTCAGAAAAAGATAA
- the rplO gene encoding 50S ribosomal protein L15 — MKLHEMKPVEGARNTRNRVGRGMSSGNGKTSGRGHKGQNARSGGGVRLGFEGGQLPLFRRLPKRGFTNINRKEYAIVNLETLNRFEEGTEINPAVLVEAGIVKNEKSGIKILGNGSLDKKLTIKAHKFSRSAVEAIEAKGGTYEVI, encoded by the coding sequence ATGAAATTACATGAAATGAAACCAGTAGAAGGTGCACGTAATACGCGCAACCGTGTTGGACGTGGTATGTCAAGTGGTAACGGTAAAACAAGTGGTCGTGGTCACAAAGGTCAAAACGCACGTTCAGGTGGCGGTGTACGTTTAGGATTCGAAGGTGGACAACTTCCATTATTCAGACGTTTACCAAAACGTGGATTTACTAACATAAACCGTAAAGAATATGCTATTGTTAATTTAGAGACTTTGAATCGTTTCGAAGAAGGTACTGAAATCAATCCAGCTGTACTTGTTGAAGCAGGTATTGTTAAGAATGAAAAATCAGGAATTAAAATCTTAGGTAACGGTTCATTAGATAAAAAGTTAACAATTAAAGCTCATAAATTCTCTCGTTCAGCAGTTGAAGCGATTGAAGCTAAGGGCGGAACTTACGAGGTGATCTAA
- the rpmD gene encoding 50S ribosomal protein L30: MAKVQITLTKSLIGRPQAQRDTVKALGLTKVNSTVEHEDNDAIRGQINKVSHLVTVEEK; the protein is encoded by the coding sequence ATGGCTAAAGTTCAAATCACCCTCACTAAAAGTTTAATTGGGCGTCCACAAGCGCAACGTGATACAGTGAAAGCATTAGGATTGACTAAAGTGAACTCAACTGTAGAACACGAAGATAACGATGCAATTCGTGGACAAATTAACAAAGTATCACACTTAGTAACAGTAGAAGAGAAATAG
- the rpsE gene encoding 30S ribosomal protein S5 has product MARREESEFEERVVTINRVAKVVKGGRTFRFAALVVVGDKNGRVGFGTGKAQEVPEAIKKAVEAAKRDLVEVPRVDGTTPHEIVGRFGSGSILMKPAQPGTGVIAGGPVRAVLELAGITDIVSKSLGSNTPINMVRATIQGLTNLKTVEDVAKLRGLSPDEIKG; this is encoded by the coding sequence ATGGCTCGTAGAGAAGAATCTGAATTTGAAGAACGCGTAGTAACAATTAACCGTGTCGCAAAAGTTGTTAAAGGTGGTCGTACATTCCGTTTCGCCGCACTTGTTGTTGTCGGAGACAAAAACGGACGTGTCGGTTTCGGTACAGGGAAAGCACAAGAGGTACCTGAAGCGATCAAGAAAGCTGTTGAAGCTGCAAAACGTGACTTAGTTGAAGTACCACGTGTAGATGGTACAACACCTCATGAAATCGTAGGACGCTTCGGTTCAGGGAGCATCTTAATGAAACCTGCTCAACCAGGTACAGGGGTGATCGCTGGTGGTCCAGTTCGTGCCGTATTAGAGCTTGCTGGAATTACGGATATCGTAAGTAAATCATTAGGTTCAAATACTCCAATCAACATGGTTCGTGCAACAATTCAAGGATTAACTAACTTGAAAACAGTAGAAGACGTTGCTAAATTACGCGGACTATCACCTGATGAAATAAAAGGATAA
- the rplR gene encoding 50S ribosomal protein L18, with protein sequence MISKIDKNKVRLKRRARIRSKISGTAERPRLSIYRSNKHIYAQVINDDEGVTIASATSTDPALGLDSTSNVEAAKKVGEIVAKAAVEKNVKTVVFDRGGYLYHGRIKALADAARENGLEF encoded by the coding sequence ATGATATCAAAAATTGATAAGAATAAAGTTCGTCTTAAAAGACGTGCTCGTATTCGTTCAAAGATTTCTGGTACTGCCGAAAGACCACGCTTAAGCATTTATCGTTCTAACAAGCACATTTATGCTCAAGTAATCAATGATGATGAAGGTGTGACTATTGCAAGTGCAACTTCTACTGATCCTGCATTAGGATTAGATTCAACGTCTAACGTTGAAGCAGCGAAGAAAGTTGGCGAAATAGTCGCTAAAGCTGCTGTTGAGAAAAACGTAAAAACGGTTGTGTTCGATCGTGGTGGATATTTATACCACGGACGTATTAAAGCATTAGCTGATGCAGCTCGTGAAAATGGATTAGAATTTTAA
- the rplF gene encoding 50S ribosomal protein L6, whose translation MSRVGKKIIEIPSGVEVKFDGSTVTVKGPKGELTKTFNEEMTFKQEENTIEIERPSESKEHRTIHGTTRALLQNMITGVSTGFERSLELIGVGYRAQMQGQTLVLNVGLSHPVEIETSEYITITVDKNTNVKVEGISKEEVGAVASKIRSIRPPEPYKGKGIRYVGEYVRRKEGKTGK comes from the coding sequence ATGAGTCGTGTAGGTAAAAAAATTATCGAAATTCCAAGTGGAGTTGAAGTTAAATTTGATGGATCTACAGTAACAGTTAAAGGTCCTAAAGGTGAATTGACAAAGACGTTTAATGAAGAGATGACGTTCAAGCAAGAGGAAAATACAATCGAAATAGAGCGTCCATCAGAATCTAAAGAACATCGTACGATTCACGGTACAACAAGAGCATTGTTACAAAACATGATTACTGGTGTATCAACTGGATTCGAACGTTCATTAGAACTTATCGGGGTAGGTTACCGTGCTCAAATGCAAGGTCAAACATTAGTGTTAAATGTTGGTCTATCTCACCCAGTTGAAATCGAAACAAGTGAATACATTACGATTACAGTAGATAAGAATACAAACGTTAAAGTTGAAGGGATCTCTAAAGAAGAAGTTGGTGCCGTTGCATCAAAAATCCGTTCAATTAGACCACCTGAACCATACAAAGGTAAAGGTATTCGTTATGTAGGTGAATACGTAAGACGTAAAGAAGGTAAAACAGGTAAATAA
- the rpsH gene encoding 30S ribosomal protein S8 has protein sequence MTMTDPIADMLTRVRNANMVRHESLELPASNIKKEIAQILKREGFVKNVEFIEDDKQGVIRMFLKYGENNERVISGIKRISKPGLRVYAKADELPRVLNGLGIALVSTSEGVLTDKEARQKNIGGEVLAYVW, from the coding sequence ATGACAATGACTGATCCTATTGCAGATATGTTAACTCGTGTACGTAATGCGAATATGGTTCGCCACGAATCATTAGAATTACCTGCATCAAACATCAAAAAAGAAATCGCCCAAATCTTAAAGCGTGAAGGGTTCGTAAAGAACGTTGAATTCATCGAAGATGACAAGCAAGGTGTTATCCGTATGTTCTTGAAATACGGTGAGAACAATGAGCGTGTTATTTCTGGAATTAAACGTATTTCTAAACCTGGTTTACGTGTATATGCTAAAGCTGATGAATTACCAAGAGTTTTAAATGGTCTTGGAATTGCATTAGTTTCAACATCAGAAGGCGTATTAACTGACAAAGAAGCAAGACAGAAAAACATCGGTGGAGAAGTACTCGCATACGTTTGGTAA
- a CDS encoding type Z 30S ribosomal protein S14, whose amino-acid sequence MAKTSMKTKQQRKQKFKVREYTRCERCGRPHSVIRKFKLCRICFRELAYKGQIPGVKKASW is encoded by the coding sequence ATGGCTAAAACTTCAATGAAGACAAAGCAACAACGTAAACAAAAATTCAAAGTCCGTGAATATACACGTTGTGAACGTTGTGGAAGACCACATTCAGTGATTCGCAAATTCAAACTTTGCCGTATATGTTTCCGTGAACTTGCCTATAAAGGCCAAATTCCAGGCGTTAAAAAAGCAAGCTGGTAG
- the rplE gene encoding 50S ribosomal protein L5 — protein sequence MTRLHDKYKETITKELMNKFNYDSVMEVPKIEKIVVNMGIGDAVQNAKVLDTAVEELQAITGQKPLITKAKKSIATFRLREGMPIGAKVTLRGERMYEFLDKLISVSLPRVRDFRGISKKAFDGRGNYTLGVKEQLIFPEIDYDKVSKVRGMDIVIVTTANTDEESRELLTQFGMPFQK from the coding sequence TTGACGCGTTTACATGATAAATATAAAGAAACAATTACTAAAGAATTAATGAATAAATTCAATTACGATTCTGTAATGGAAGTTCCTAAAATCGAAAAAATCGTTGTGAATATGGGGATTGGTGATGCAGTTCAAAACGCTAAAGTATTAGATACTGCGGTAGAAGAATTACAAGCAATCACTGGTCAAAAGCCATTAATTACAAAAGCGAAAAAATCAATCGCGACATTCCGTTTACGTGAAGGTATGCCAATCGGAGCTAAAGTAACATTACGTGGTGAGAGAATGTATGAATTCTTAGACAAACTGATTTCAGTTTCGTTACCACGTGTACGTGACTTCCGTGGTATTTCTAAGAAAGCCTTCGACGGTCGTGGAAACTACACTTTAGGTGTTAAAGAACAATTGATCTTCCCAGAAATCGATTATGATAAAGTTTCAAAAGTACGCGGTATGGACATCGTAATTGTAACAACAGCAAATACAGACGAAGAGTCTAGAGAACTATTAACTCAATTCGGTATGCCATTCCAAAAATAA
- the rplX gene encoding 50S ribosomal protein L24, which yields MHVKTGDKVVVISGKDKGKQGVVLKALPKKDRVVVEGVNMMKKHQKPTQMNPEGGILETEASIHVSNVMHVDPKTNEPTRIGKKIEDGKKVRIAKKSGQEIK from the coding sequence ATGCATGTAAAAACTGGAGACAAAGTTGTAGTCATCTCAGGTAAAGACAAAGGTAAACAAGGCGTTGTACTGAAAGCTTTACCGAAAAAAGATCGCGTCGTTGTAGAAGGCGTGAATATGATGAAAAAACATCAAAAACCAACTCAAATGAATCCTGAAGGTGGAATTTTAGAAACAGAAGCGAGCATCCACGTATCAAACGTTATGCACGTTGACCCTAAAACAAATGAGCCAACACGAATTGGCAAGAAAATCGAAGATGGCAAGAAAGTTCGTATTGCTAAAAAATCAGGTCAAGAAATTAAATAG
- the rplN gene encoding 50S ribosomal protein L14, with protein sequence MIQQESRLKVADNSGAREVLTIKVLGGSGRKTANIGDVIVCTVKNATPGGVVKKGDVVKAVIVRTKSGVRREDGSYIKFDENACVIIRDDKGPRGTRIFGPVARELREGNFMKIVSLSPEVL encoded by the coding sequence ATGATCCAACAAGAAAGTCGTTTGAAAGTAGCAGACAACTCAGGGGCTCGTGAAGTCTTAACGATTAAAGTATTGGGCGGTTCAGGTCGTAAAACTGCCAACATCGGTGATGTGATTGTATGTACTGTAAAGAATGCAACACCAGGTGGCGTTGTAAAGAAAGGTGACGTTGTGAAAGCGGTCATCGTTCGTACGAAGTCAGGTGTTCGTCGTGAAGATGGTTCATACATCAAGTTTGATGAGAACGCATGTGTAATTATCCGTGATGACAAAGGCCCTCGTGGTACTCGTATCTTTGGACCGGTTGCACGTGAATTGCGTGAAGGTAACTTCATGAAGATCGTTTCATTATCACCAGAAGTATTATAA